In Streptomyces qaidamensis, one DNA window encodes the following:
- a CDS encoding SCO6880 family protein yields the protein MSTEAVTHPTYGNWRRPRRPGLGPLGLVGTFGVFGGLVLTLLASLISLYAAMVVFTPIAVLLVPLAIRTQDGRNVYQLMALRIGWRRRKAKGAHLYVSGPLSARPGGRFRPPGLLNKVTATEGRDAYDRPFGVLHHPSRNLYTIVLGCDPDGGALVDPDQVDVWVALWGEWLARLAHEPGLRGASVIVETAPDPGTRLAHEVLPRIRANAPAAARAVMEEVVERYPTASSEMHTYVSLTYGVPANQRRKKEDVITDLAIRIPGLLSGLVAAGGGAASALSAERIAEVVRVAYDPAVAADVLDARARHGGTGLEWEDAGPAAAVETVGSYQHDSGVSRTWLMTLAPRGTVRSSVLRGMLEAAPGTRRKRVALVYRPIDPATSARIVEADRRSAQFMATSGRGMVQARAASEMRAAEQTAAEEASGAGLVEFSLMLTVTVDTMEQLADASVTVRNLTAASRVLMRPADRMQAAAFSCTLPAGILPWEQTLIPHELQEAL from the coding sequence ATGTCCACGGAAGCCGTCACTCACCCGACCTACGGGAACTGGCGCCGCCCCCGGCGTCCCGGGCTCGGCCCGCTCGGTCTCGTCGGCACCTTCGGTGTCTTCGGCGGGCTCGTCCTCACGCTGCTCGCGTCACTGATCTCGCTGTACGCGGCGATGGTGGTGTTCACCCCCATCGCGGTGCTCCTGGTCCCGCTCGCCATCCGCACCCAGGACGGCCGCAACGTCTACCAGCTGATGGCCCTGCGCATCGGCTGGCGGCGGCGCAAGGCCAAGGGGGCGCACCTGTACGTCTCCGGGCCGCTGTCCGCCCGGCCCGGAGGCCGGTTCCGTCCGCCGGGGCTGCTCAACAAGGTGACCGCGACCGAGGGCCGGGACGCCTACGACCGCCCCTTCGGCGTGCTGCACCACCCCAGCCGCAACCTCTACACGATCGTGCTCGGCTGCGACCCCGACGGCGGCGCGCTCGTCGATCCCGACCAGGTGGACGTCTGGGTCGCGCTGTGGGGCGAGTGGCTGGCCCGGCTGGCCCACGAGCCCGGCCTGCGCGGCGCGTCGGTGATCGTGGAGACCGCCCCCGACCCCGGCACCCGGCTCGCCCACGAGGTGCTGCCCCGCATCCGGGCGAACGCGCCGGCGGCGGCCCGGGCCGTGATGGAGGAGGTCGTCGAGCGGTATCCCACCGCGTCCTCCGAGATGCACACGTACGTCAGCCTCACCTACGGCGTGCCGGCCAACCAGCGGCGGAAGAAGGAGGACGTGATCACCGACCTCGCCATCCGCATCCCCGGACTGCTCAGCGGCCTGGTGGCGGCGGGCGGTGGAGCGGCCTCCGCGCTGTCGGCGGAACGGATCGCGGAGGTCGTACGGGTGGCATACGACCCGGCGGTCGCCGCCGACGTCCTCGATGCCCGGGCCCGGCACGGCGGCACAGGCCTGGAGTGGGAGGACGCCGGGCCCGCAGCAGCCGTCGAGACCGTGGGCAGCTACCAGCACGACTCGGGGGTCTCCCGGACCTGGCTGATGACACTGGCGCCGCGCGGCACGGTCCGGTCCTCGGTGCTCCGGGGGATGCTGGAGGCGGCGCCCGGCACCCGGCGCAAGCGGGTCGCTCTGGTGTACCGGCCGATCGACCCGGCCACCTCGGCCCGGATCGTCGAGGCGGACCGGCGCAGCGCCCAGTTCATGGCGACGTCGGGCCGGGGCATGGTGCAGGCCCGCGCGGCCTCGGAGATGCGGGCGGCGGAGCAGACCGCGGCCGAGGAGGCGTCGGGTGCCGGGCTCGTGGAGTTCTCGCTCATGCTGACGGTCACCGTCGACACCATGGAGCAGCTGGCCGACGCGAGCGTCACCGTGCGCAATCTGACGGCCGCCTCCCGGGTGCTGATGCGGCCCGCGGACCGGATGCAGGCGGCGGCGTTCAGCTGCACGCTGCCCGCCGGGATCCTTCCGTGGGAGCAGACCTTGATCCCCCACGAACTGCAGGAGGCGCTGTGA
- a CDS encoding transglycosylase SLT domain-containing protein gives MSAGTGESGEGGTSTAVRNTIAAGTGCGCLLSPLALLGTLVLIIIIGGFGVLLAPLIALILLFSGGGGDGSAGADDADEVIAVFNGDGGGELDPSTVPGDLVEPIEEAGDLCGAIGPVVIASQIERESGFNEELVGENGEEGISQLPPAVFEKYGEDDDDNDETSAFDAGDSIMAQGRHLCDLAGQAQRMIDANEATGSVLDLALAGYHVGMDAVRAAKGVPQTNEAQGYVLAVRAQFAKYEGVAAPPPGATPGVTPGADPDPTASPSASGASAREHQEDSQS, from the coding sequence ATGAGCGCGGGCACGGGAGAAAGCGGGGAGGGCGGGACTTCCACCGCCGTCCGGAACACCATCGCCGCCGGCACCGGCTGCGGCTGTCTGCTGTCGCCGCTCGCGCTGCTCGGCACCCTGGTCCTGATCATCATCATCGGCGGGTTCGGGGTCCTGCTGGCGCCGCTCATCGCGCTGATCCTGCTGTTCTCGGGCGGCGGCGGGGACGGTTCCGCCGGTGCGGACGACGCGGACGAGGTGATCGCCGTCTTCAACGGCGACGGCGGCGGCGAGCTGGACCCCTCGACGGTGCCGGGCGACCTGGTGGAGCCGATCGAGGAGGCCGGTGACCTGTGCGGGGCGATCGGCCCCGTCGTCATCGCCTCGCAGATCGAGCGGGAGTCCGGCTTCAACGAGGAACTGGTCGGCGAGAACGGTGAGGAGGGCATCTCCCAACTGCCGCCCGCGGTCTTCGAGAAGTACGGCGAGGACGACGACGACAACGACGAGACCTCGGCGTTCGACGCCGGGGACTCGATCATGGCCCAGGGCCGCCATCTGTGCGATCTGGCCGGTCAGGCCCAGCGGATGATCGACGCGAACGAGGCCACCGGCAGCGTCCTGGACCTCGCGCTGGCCGGCTACCACGTGGGGATGGATGCCGTGCGCGCGGCCAAGGGAGTGCCGCAGACGAACGAGGCGCAGGGCTACGTCCTCGCCGTCCGGGCCCAGTTCGCCAAGTACGAGGGTGTGGCCGCCCCGCCCCCCGGTGCCACCCCCGGAGTCACCCCGGGGGCGGACCCGGACCCCACGGCTTCCCCGTCCGCGTCCGGCGCTTCCGCACGTGAGCATCAGGAGGACTCGCAGTCATGA